In the genome of Primulina tabacum isolate GXHZ01 chromosome 13, ASM2559414v2, whole genome shotgun sequence, the window tatttaaatggaTTATTTATGTCTTCGGGATCTTCCGCACAAATAATTTTCTGGTCAAATGAGCGTGTTTGACAGAAACATGAGTTGATTATTTGAATAGGCTTTGTGAAATTCCTATGTAACTGACAACACAAAAACAAAATTCAAGAAACTGCAGCTCTCTTTAATTCAGCTCTCTTTAATTCCTGCTTTTAATTCTTGTTCTTTAGCATGTTCTGTAAAGGGATAAGGTGAATTCCTGTGATGGCTGACGCTTCTCTTTTCTGTGTCTTGTTCTTGTTGTTCAATCTTTTACTCATCGATTCATCGGCTTCCAAGTGCCCcaagttttctttcttttattgtTAGAAAATTTTGAGGTTATGGCTGTTTCCATTCCTTTGCTAGTtttctttatttcattaatCGTAACATCTGCTTCCAAGTGCCCCAAGTCCTTCAACTGCGGGAATCTTACTTCCCTGGAGTTTCCGCTGGCTCTTTCTCAAAAAACTGGATGCGGGTTATTAATGGTTGATTGTACAGAACCCGCAAATCCAAGAATCCAGCTTACCGGTGATGGAAGACAGTATCAGATTTTGGAAAAGATATCTGTAAATAGACTTAAACTCGTGGACCCTGTGATTCAAGAAGGCTTGAAAGTTTTACAATCTTGTCTTACTTTCAGGAATGTGTCTTTTCCTTTTATTCCTGCAACTTCTCTTTCATTCACCCCCAATCTCACCTTTTTCACATGCGACAATAGAAGCAATGTAAGAGGGGAAACGTGGGCTTTGTTCAAAGGCTACAGGAACTACACGGGTTGTGGGGGGTTTACGGTGTTTTATTCGAACTCTACGGACCGGTTCCCCCCGGCGAGTGATGGTGTTATTCCAGATTGTGCGGCTGTACAAATGCCTGTTAAGTTGAATCAAGATTCTGGTGACCTGTTTGATATGTTGACTGGTGAATTTGAACTAGAGTGGAATGTTTCTGAAGAATGTGTTGCTTGCCACCATAGGGGAGGGCAGTGTCTTGCTAATAATCTGAACAGATTTGAGTGCAAAGAAGGTACTATTTCCACTTAGTTAGGTCCAAGTAATTGTATTTCCGATTGTATGGTTCGTGTGTTTATCGTGAGTTGAGTTGGTTGTTGTGAGTTGATAAGGTACTCAAAACTCGGTTTGTAGCTCAGATAATCCACTAACCAGCGCTCTGGCTCAGTGGATTCTCACTTTCTTGATCTGAACTCGAGTCAGAACTCATGTTTGGCTGGACCTGAAGGTCTTTCGGGACTCAGACACGAGTTTTGGGTTCGAGTTTGAGCTTAGCTTTTGAATACCTTAATGTTCGACAGGGGATTTTTCTATTGGAAAAATGGCATTTCATATAGTTGTATTTAGTGCTTGTTTCTTGTTTCTGCCATCAGACATGCCTCACTAATTTAGGTCAGTTACTTTGGTTGCAGATACAACTAGTTCGGCAGTGATGGTGGCCGCAGGTAAATGTCTTAAAATAAGATATATTACTATTTCCTAATTTTCCTCTTCATTTGTAGTGATTCCTGACTTGACGACTATGATTTATGATACCTCAGCTACATCTGGTGGCTCAGTCATCATTGTGGCATGCCTTTTTGCGTGTTTCATAATATATAACCGCAAGAAACGGATGGATGGTGCTTCAAGAAACGCTACTTGGCATCCCTCAAAAGCGGACATCAATTGGGGGAGCTTCAAATATGGCATAGTCATCTTCTCCTACGCAGAACTCATGGAGGCCACCAGCAATTTCGCTTCTTCCAATGAACTTGGAGATGGAGGCTTTGGAACTGTGTACTATGGTAAGAAAAAACTATTAGTTATCTACTAATATGCATTTGGGAAGTTAAGAAGATATTTAAGATTTAGCTGATATCTGAATTCATGTTTATGTTAACAAGGTAAACTTAAGGATGGAAGAGATGTCGCAATAAAACGGTTGTACGATCACAACTACAAAAGAGTAGAACAATTTATGAATGAGATCAAGATTCTTACTAGTATGAGGCACCCAAATCTTGTTTCGCTATACGGCTGCACATCTAGAAGAAGCCGTGAACTGCTGCTTGTATATGAATTCGTCCCTAGAGGCACGTTGGCTGACAATCTCCATGGCGATTCTGTGAAAGAAGCACCTCTCACATGGAATCTCCGTATGAAAATTGCCATAGAAACAGCAACCGCCTTAGCTTACCTTCACAAATCCGACATAATACACCGTGATGTCAAATCGACCAACATACTATTAGACCATAGTTTTTGTGTCAAAGTTGGGGATTTTGGGATATCAAGACCTTTTCCTACAGATGCGACTCATATCTCGACTGCCCCACAAGGGACTCCTGGATATGTCGATCCCTCGTACTATCAGTGCTACCAACTTACAAGTAAGAGCGATGTCTACAGTTTCGGAGTGGTGCTTGTCGAGCTCATCACTTCAATGCCGGCAGTGGATATAAGCCGAAACACACAAGACATCAACTTGGCTAACCTAGCCTTGATCAAGATTCAGAGTCGCGCGTTTGATGAGTTGATCGACTCGTCTCTTGGATACAAGACTGATGCTGAAGTAACCCGAATGACTACTTCTGTGGCTGAGTTGGCTTTCCGATGTTTGCAAAACGAAAAGGAGCTGAGGCCTTCGATGGATGAGGTGTTGGAGTTATTGAAGGGGATTCAGGTTGGAGACAAGTACAAATTCGAGACAACAGATGCGGCTGGAGGTGACGGAAACATCCCGCCTTCCCCTGAGACTGAGGATGTTCTGTTGGTGAAGAACAAGAATTGTGATCAGCGGTCACCTGTTGCTGTAACTGATCCATGGAGAAGTGACTCTACTGCAAGTTCCACAGGATGATACATATAATAGAttcatatattctttttttttaatagaaaataTATACTGTAAGAATGCCATGTAGAAAGTCTTCATATTGCTTACAAATAGAGTGTGGTGTTTGTTACTCTACACCTTCTGTTACAAAAGCATTAAATGTTATTATTATGCATAAAAGCCAAAGATGTATATTGTGACTTCCTGATATATTGGAATCCCAAGTACAAGAGTTGTGCCTATGTGATTGTTTTGAAAATTATCTTATTGTATGTAGTTATTCATGGTATCGTTCATAGACCATTTGTTTTTAAACTTGGAAGTAGTTTGTTAGAATTTATTTTCGAATCTGATATCTAATCTCAAACTTGAGACATTTGTAGCAAATTAGATGTATAGGGAAAGAACAAATTCTGAACTAGGGTGTCTTgcgaaaaatattttagaaattGTTCTTTTATTTATCGTATTAGAGAATGTCATATATGTTAATTTTGTTTTCTAAATAAATGATGTTGTAGattataactgaactgatatatgcaatAACTAATCCCCCATATCATTTAATCACTTTACAAGCTTGATTTAAAACCatactcgatctaattcatcgatgtttacattttagaacacgagctattgaagctcattgagaatattgtgtttgaagcatctTCAAAGGTGTCCGAACCGATCCACcagcttgtgatgtatctataTAATTTAATAACAATTGTCAGATCATTGTCAACGTATCAACATAATCATAagagcctcaatatataacatcgaATAGCTCAACaacaattatttcaaaaaaaatataaaactcgattatacaTATTCGTCGTTCAACAATTAATATTTCGGTGTATTCAGTTATCAATAATAACATCTAATACACCCTAATAAATTAACTTCAATTAATAGGCTATATAAAAACACTCGTTAAACTACAAAAATTTAATATCAGCATATAGtttatacttcgtagactccgaatatataatcataattaataacaactgataAACTTCTCAACTTCAATCCAatgattaaaatcataaattataataaattgagaataattcaaaaaaatatcaCTCTAATATTCTCtttttcgttaaaatcatacaccaTCCAACAATCTTTagtttctgtatgatttaacaatttattggatttctaaaaatataaaattatacctcaaatcgaagatctcgtgtcaacgatcctaGAAGTGAAGTTGGTTCATTAattggataaatcaataaaatgcaagatcgaaaagaaaattcgaAACTATATTCACTCTTATCTTCTCTTCCATTCTCTGTCTCTGTCTCTTCTATCGTGTGAGTTAGGTGGATTTCAAATATGAATTCCAATTCAAATATGAATTCCACctattcaattaatttttttctatttttttacattatattaacaaaataatatatatataatataatataatataatataatatatcatgTTTAACATTTTCAATATCGATATATTCGTTTAGACCAATCAAacaatcaaatttttcaaaactcaaaacccaaaattctatatctttgagattTCTACGTCAaatccaaattttaaataatttggacttcatatgactaAGATATGACATATTTCGTTATTTTaacattattaaatatttagtagtatcacattactaaatcaataaatttttatattaacaTGAGAAATTACATTTCTACCCCTCTTAAATGAATTTACATGTGTAAATAAAGATATGTCATACCATCAGAATAAATAATGGTAGAGCTCCCTCATATGTCACTacgtctcccaagtggcctcttcaaCACTCCTATGCTCCCATTAAACTTTCACCATCGGTATAAGCTTACTATCAAGCTTCCGttcagatcgatccaaaatacaaactagtctctcaacataagacaCATTAGGATCTAACTGAACTTCAGAAATATTCAACACATATGAAGGATTCGGCTCATTCTTCCGCAACATCGACATatgaaacacatcgtgaatgccagataaagatggaggtagGGCCAATCGATAAGCCAAAGTGCCTATCCACTGCAATATCTTATATGGGCTGACATACCTCGGTGCTAACTTCCATTTCATGCCAAATTGCATTATGCCACGAAAAGGATAAACTTTCCAAAATACTCGATCGCCATGCTGAAACTCTAATGGTCTTCGTCTTTTATTTGCGTAGGCGGGCTATCTATCTTGAGCTCCTTTCAATCGCCGATGTATCAACTTTACTTTCTGTTCCATCTTAGACCTATAACTGCAGCTCGATCAACGTTATCCTAGTATAATGGAAATCTACAGCGTCtcacataaaatgcctcaaatGGAGCTATCTGAATACTGCTttgataaatattattatatgcaAACTCCACTAATGGAATAGATGACTACCAAACAGATATAAATCCATAAcataagcatgcaacatatcctccagcgtctgaatagtacgctcagtctgaccatatgtctggggatgataagccgtactcaatctcaactctgtcctcatcgcagtctgcaatctttttcgaaaatgagaagtaaatcgaggatctatATCAGAAATAACTGACACTAGAATTCTATGCAACCATACAATCTCTTATATATACAACTGTGACATCGTTAAATATGTACTATTAgggtataaaatgtgcaactttcgtcaatcgatcaacaatcCACTACAAAAAaggcaaaagacaacggtttttcaccattGTCGTAGGTGaaataaaaccgttgttaaagctCCTGCGGTTAAAGGGTGTGCTTAAAGATAACGGTGAAAAACCTTTGTCGTAGACGTCAAAGACGaaggtgaaaaaccgttgttaaagacCCTGTGGCTAaagggtgcgctcaaagacaatggtgaaaaaccgttgtcgtagacgtctaaagacgacggtgaaaaactgttgtcgtagcattaaaaaaattgttgttaaacaaaatattgcgacggttttataaaaTCGTCGCTACTTAGCGacgttattttttttattttcgtcGCTACTTAGCGACAGTTGTATAC includes:
- the LOC142522621 gene encoding LEAF RUST 10 DISEASE-RESISTANCE LOCUS RECEPTOR-LIKE PROTEIN KINASE-like 1.1 isoform X2, coding for MAVSIPLLVFFISLIVTSASKCPKSFNCGNLTSLEFPLALSQKTGCGLLMVDCTEPANPRIQLTGDGRQYQILEKISVNRLKLVDPVIQEGLKVLQSCLTFRNVSFPFIPATSLSFTPNLTFFTCDNRSNVRGETWALFKGYRNYTGCGGFTVFYSNSTDRFPPASDGVIPDCAAVQMPVKLNQDSGDLFDMLTGEFELEWNVSEECVACHHRGGQCLANNLNRFECKEDTTSSAVMVAAATSGGSVIIVACLFACFIIYNRKKRMDGASRNATWHPSKADINWGSFKYGIVIFSYAELMEATSNFASSNELGDGGFGTVYYGKLKDGRDVAIKRLYDHNYKRVEQFMNEIKILTSMRHPNLVSLYGCTSRRSRELLLVYEFVPRGTLADNLHGDSVKEAPLTWNLRMKIAIETATALAYLHKSDIIHRDVKSTNILLDHSFCVKVGDFGISRPFPTDATHISTAPQGTPGYVDPSYYQCYQLTSKSDVYSFGVVLVELITSMPAVDISRNTQDINLANLALIKIQSRAFDELIDSSLGYKTDAEVTRMTTSVAELAFRCLQNEKELRPSMDEVLELLKGIQVGDKYKFETTDAAGGDGNIPPSPETEDVLLVKNKNCDQRSPVAVTDPWRSDSTASSTG
- the LOC142522621 gene encoding LEAF RUST 10 DISEASE-RESISTANCE LOCUS RECEPTOR-LIKE PROTEIN KINASE-like 1.1 isoform X1, yielding MAVSIPLLVFFISLIVTSASKCPKSFNCGNLTSLEFPLALSQKTGCGLLMVDCTEPANPRIQLTGDGRQYQILEKISVNRLKLVDPVIQEGLKVLQSCLTFRNVSFPFIPATSLSFTPNLTFFTCDNRSNVRGETWALFKGYRNYTGCGGFTVFYSNSTDRFPPASDGVIPDCAAVQMPVKLNQDSGDLFDMLTGEFELEWNVSEECVACHHRGGQCLANNLNRFECKEVTLVADTTSSAVMVAAATSGGSVIIVACLFACFIIYNRKKRMDGASRNATWHPSKADINWGSFKYGIVIFSYAELMEATSNFASSNELGDGGFGTVYYGKLKDGRDVAIKRLYDHNYKRVEQFMNEIKILTSMRHPNLVSLYGCTSRRSRELLLVYEFVPRGTLADNLHGDSVKEAPLTWNLRMKIAIETATALAYLHKSDIIHRDVKSTNILLDHSFCVKVGDFGISRPFPTDATHISTAPQGTPGYVDPSYYQCYQLTSKSDVYSFGVVLVELITSMPAVDISRNTQDINLANLALIKIQSRAFDELIDSSLGYKTDAEVTRMTTSVAELAFRCLQNEKELRPSMDEVLELLKGIQVGDKYKFETTDAAGGDGNIPPSPETEDVLLVKNKNCDQRSPVAVTDPWRSDSTASSTG